From candidate division KSB1 bacterium:
TTACTTCGCCAGCACCATCTTCTTCGTGGCCACCTTGCCGACAGCCGACAGGCGCACAAGGTAGACGCCGCTGGGCAGATGGCGGCCCAGATCGTCGGTGCCGTCCCAGCTCAGGCGGTAGTCACCCGCCGTGCGATAGCCCTCGAGTAGGGTCCGCACCCTGCGCCCCGTGAGATCGAACACATCCACCCGCACCATCCCCGGGCGATCGACGGTAAACTCAATCGTAGTGCTCGGGTTGAACGGGTTTGGATAGTTCTGCTTCAGGCCGAATTCGGTGGGTACGGGCCTGCCTTCCGGACCGTCCACCTCTTCGACTCCGGTCACCAGAATGGTGACGGGCTCTACGCTGAAGTCATCGTACCAGCAGTAGCCGACGGGGAAGCTGGTAAAGCGGGCCCGGACGGAGATGCCCGCCGCGTCCTCCGGCGACTTGGAGATGACGGTGTAATAGGTCCAACCCGCGCTGTCGGCGGTCTGGTCGAAGTAGACGAACTGATCGCCGCCCGTCAGGTCCCAGGCCGTGTACAGGGGCGAGCGATGATAGAAGAAGCAGAGGCCGAGGCGATCGTTGTCGCGCTTCGGGGTAATGTAACTGGGCAAGAAACGGTC
This genomic window contains:
- a CDS encoding T9SS type A sorting domain-containing protein, translated to TYSVLLREQDDNADEMVFYSEPVPVEPNKWYKISVWARWDSVNTDDRFLPSYITPKRDNDRLGLCFFYHRSPLYTAWDLTGGDQFVYFDQTADSAGWTYYTVISKSPEDAAGISVRARFTSFPVGYCWYDDFSVEPVTILVTGVEEVDGPEGRPVPTEFGLKQNYPNPFNPSTTIEFTVDRPGMVRVDVFDLTGRRVRTLLEGYRTAGDYRLSWDGTDDLGRHLPSGVYLVRLSAVGKVATKKMVLAK